A single region of the Candidatus Manganitrophaceae bacterium genome encodes:
- the rpsD gene encoding 30S ribosomal protein S4 produces the protein MGAKREPRHKTSRRYGMDLFGTGGESLQRRLNVPPGGRRPGVRRPTEYARQLREKQKVKDIYGIREAQFLRYVEQAQRSGEPLGRALLEALERRLDNVVYRLGFARTRLMARQMITHGQVQVNGVTVTIGSYLVSPTSRITLKKRALEMPVVQEELASRQPTVSWLRRVETAGEVIGRPRREEIDFDVDESLIVAFYTR, from the coding sequence ATGGGAGCAAAACGGGAGCCACGGCATAAGACATCTCGGAGATATGGAATGGATCTGTTCGGCACCGGCGGGGAGTCGCTTCAACGCCGTTTAAATGTCCCTCCCGGCGGGAGACGCCCGGGGGTCCGACGTCCGACCGAGTACGCCAGGCAGCTGCGCGAGAAACAAAAGGTCAAAGATATTTATGGAATCCGGGAAGCGCAGTTCCTTCGGTATGTCGAGCAGGCACAGCGTTCGGGAGAACCGTTGGGCCGTGCTCTGTTGGAAGCGCTCGAGCGGCGATTGGACAATGTCGTCTATCGTCTCGGTTTCGCTCGAACACGCCTCATGGCCAGACAGATGATCACCCATGGCCAAGTTCAGGTAAACGGTGTTACGGTGACGATCGGATCGTATCTCGTCTCGCCGACCAGCCGGATTACTCTGAAAAAAAGAGCACTGGAGATGCCGGTGGTACAGGAAGAGCTCGCTTCCCGTCAGCCGACCGTCTCCTGGCTTCGGCGGGTGGAGACGGCCGGTGAAGTCATCGGTCGGCCGCGTCGTGAGGAGATCGACTTCGATGTGGACGAATCGCTGATCGTGGCGTTTTATACCCGATGA
- a CDS encoding glucose dehydrogenase: MPVDIQRSQIDPVRAPSGAKVIPLIIIFGLLFTGCYTLRTSEGGGQTVFHPPRQVSPSSVALSGGYEIEAVATGLTFPTGVAFDDAGVPYVVESGYSYGEVWTIPRLLRIESDGTTRVIASGEKNGPWTGVAFYQGDFYVAEGGELLGGRLLRITPDGTIHPLIDHLPSTGDHHTNGPVIGPDGAIYFAIGTYTNAGIVGEDNAHFGWLLRNPVGHDIPCKDVTLKGENYTSRDPRKDPRHPGADQPVVTGAFSPFGTPTQAGQVISGQVPCSGAIFRLGKEGEPPELVAWGFRNPFGLALSPAGELYVTDNAYDDRGSRPVHGAGDLLWKITPGTWYGWPDYHGARPLNTGDHYLPPGKERPRLLLSEPPNDPPKPAAVLEVHSSSNGFDFSRNTDFGYIGEAFIAQFGDQAPATGKVFAPVGFKVVRVDPGTGIINDFAVNRGPTNGPASRIGGGGLERPVAARFNPKGTALYVVDFGVLTMGEKMKKPPGASEPMAKEQPYQGTGVLWRIVRKIPSPPMKGASR, translated from the coding sequence ATGCCTGTGGACATTCAGCGAAGTCAGATCGACCCGGTCCGAGCTCCATCCGGGGCAAAGGTCATTCCACTCATCATCATATTCGGGCTCCTCTTTACCGGATGCTACACATTGCGAACGTCCGAAGGGGGAGGGCAGACCGTCTTCCATCCGCCGCGACAAGTCTCCCCCTCCAGCGTTGCCCTTTCGGGCGGATATGAGATCGAGGCGGTCGCCACCGGGTTGACCTTTCCGACCGGCGTTGCTTTCGATGATGCGGGCGTTCCTTATGTCGTGGAGTCGGGTTACTCCTACGGCGAGGTCTGGACGATCCCGCGTCTCCTTCGGATCGAGTCGGACGGAACAACGCGCGTGATCGCATCGGGAGAAAAAAACGGCCCCTGGACCGGCGTCGCTTTTTACCAAGGGGATTTCTATGTGGCGGAGGGAGGAGAGCTGCTGGGCGGGCGGCTCCTCCGGATCACCCCCGACGGAACGATCCATCCGCTGATCGATCACCTCCCGAGCACCGGCGACCACCATACGAACGGGCCGGTGATCGGTCCCGACGGCGCGATCTACTTCGCCATCGGAACGTATACCAATGCCGGCATCGTCGGCGAGGACAATGCCCACTTCGGCTGGCTTCTGCGCAACCCGGTGGGACATGACATTCCGTGTAAAGATGTGACGCTGAAGGGGGAGAACTACACCTCCAGAGATCCGCGCAAAGACCCAAGGCACCCCGGCGCGGATCAACCGGTCGTTACCGGCGCCTTCTCTCCCTTCGGCACCCCCACCCAAGCGGGCCAGGTGATCTCCGGGCAGGTTCCCTGTAGCGGTGCGATCTTCCGACTCGGAAAAGAGGGAGAACCACCGGAGCTGGTCGCGTGGGGATTTAGAAACCCATTTGGGCTGGCCCTCTCCCCGGCCGGGGAACTTTATGTCACCGACAACGCTTATGACGACCGGGGGAGCCGGCCGGTCCACGGGGCGGGCGATCTCCTCTGGAAGATCACGCCGGGCACCTGGTACGGCTGGCCCGACTATCATGGCGCCCGTCCTCTCAACACAGGAGACCATTATCTCCCGCCCGGCAAGGAGCGGCCGCGCCTGCTTCTCTCCGAGCCCCCGAATGATCCACCGAAACCGGCCGCCGTCCTGGAGGTTCACTCTTCCTCCAACGGATTCGACTTCTCCCGCAATACCGACTTCGGCTATATCGGCGAGGCCTTCATCGCCCAATTCGGCGATCAAGCGCCGGCCACCGGGAAGGTTTTCGCGCCGGTCGGATTCAAGGTGGTCCGGGTCGATCCGGGCACCGGGATCATCAATGACTTCGCCGTAAATCGCGGACCGACGAACGGCCCCGCCTCTCGGATCGGCGGCGGGGGGCTGGAGCGGCCGGTGGCAGCCCGGTTTAATCCGAAAGGGACCGCCCTCTATGTCGTCGATTTTGGAGTCTTGACGATGGGCGAGAAGATGAAAAAACCACCCGGCGCGTCGGAGCCGATGGCGAAGGAGCAGCCATATCAAGGAACCGGCGTTCTCTGGCGGATCGTTCGGAAGATCCCATCGCCCCCAATGAAAGGAGCGTCGCGGTGA
- the eboE gene encoding metabolite traffic protein EboE — MQIGPNPSLHLTYCSNLFPANGWPEVFSNLQRYAPALKARLSPHAPFGLGLRLSSRESEALLSGQEMDRFKAFLDENGLYLFTLNGFPFGAFHRQRIKAGVFAPDWRTDMRVHYTLRLIEILRRLLPEGIDGGISTSPLTYKRWMIANDPSTWESIVQNLARIASALVSVRRETGKRIHLDLEPEPDGLLENSGDILDFYQRYLLPIGAPLLARQTWTSVQQAERNLLKHIRICYDASHMAVAYEEPAAAVDRLSRAEIRIGKVQISAAMEVAVPPDRDRLIEIGRQLDPFRESIYLHQVVERESNGTLRRYADLSDLYPIPWSREQRTWRIHFHLPLFVSEFGYCRSTREETEVLLRRVREKGLTQHLEIETYGWEFLPPELRRDRLDAMTEEYRWVLGRLKMIGKENRSDRTPDAA; from the coding sequence ATGCAGATCGGACCTAATCCATCGCTCCACCTCACCTACTGCTCCAACCTTTTTCCGGCGAACGGCTGGCCGGAGGTCTTCTCCAACCTTCAGCGTTACGCGCCGGCGCTCAAGGCACGGCTCTCGCCCCATGCGCCGTTCGGTCTGGGACTGCGCCTCTCCTCACGGGAGAGCGAAGCGCTCTTGAGCGGACAGGAGATGGACCGCTTCAAAGCCTTCCTGGATGAGAACGGCCTCTATCTTTTCACCCTCAACGGCTTTCCCTTCGGCGCTTTTCATCGGCAACGGATTAAAGCCGGGGTCTTCGCCCCCGACTGGCGAACCGACATGCGCGTTCACTATACGCTCCGGTTGATTGAGATTCTCCGGCGGCTCCTTCCCGAGGGGATCGACGGCGGCATCTCCACCTCGCCGTTGACTTATAAGCGGTGGATGATTGCAAACGACCCCTCGACCTGGGAGTCGATCGTTCAGAATCTGGCTCGGATCGCCTCGGCGCTCGTCTCGGTCCGGCGGGAGACGGGAAAGAGAATTCATCTCGACCTTGAGCCGGAGCCCGACGGCTTACTCGAGAACAGCGGGGATATCCTCGATTTTTATCAGCGCTATCTTCTCCCGATCGGCGCACCTCTCCTCGCCCGGCAGACCTGGACATCGGTTCAACAGGCGGAGCGCAATCTTTTAAAACACATTCGCATCTGTTACGACGCCTCCCACATGGCGGTGGCGTATGAAGAGCCCGCCGCTGCGGTCGATCGCCTCTCGCGTGCAGAAATTCGGATCGGCAAAGTTCAGATCAGCGCGGCGATGGAGGTGGCGGTGCCGCCTGACCGAGACCGCCTCATCGAGATCGGACGCCAGCTTGATCCTTTCCGGGAGTCGATCTATCTTCATCAGGTGGTCGAACGGGAGTCGAACGGCACGCTTCGCCGGTATGCCGATCTCAGCGATCTGTATCCGATCCCCTGGAGCCGCGAGCAGCGGACGTGGCGGATTCATTTTCATCTGCCGCTTTTTGTGTCAGAATTCGGCTATTGCCGATCGACCCGAGAAGAGACCGAAGTGCTTCTTCGGCGGGTGCGAGAAAAGGGGTTGACGCAGCATCTGGAAATTGAGACATATGGCTGGGAGTTTTTACCGCCGGAGCTCCGGCGGGATCGCCTCGACGCCATGACGGAAGAGTACCGCTGGGTTCTCGGCCGTTTAAAAATGATCGGAAAAGAAAACCGGTCGGACCGAACCCCCGATGCGGCATAA
- a CDS encoding FAD-dependent thymidylate synthase, whose protein sequence is MELSIKDRFLSPEPLVVLEKAFMQPFKNFVATAKTCYSSKGVIREKDLGEGYDLLAQSIYQAGHHTTLQHAHFQFSLTNVSRQFIWSFLHSHPFYNSEQVSQRYVAIKPESVSIPPLSGEALDLYLAGVQTQMGAYQKLNELLHPLVDAEYARLFPRQRRNFNRDVKKKSQEIARYVVPIGAFAYLYHTISGITLLRYYRLCQQYDAPLEQRQVVEKMVQLLIEFDPEYEKILEQPLPIESTPEYQFYQNHLEIRTAHTTDQFLDEFDASLEGRTSKLVDYKMNQEAVLAQSVREVLGVPRALLDDAAAVRLALDPGENRLLGESLNLTTLSKLSRTLFHPSYTFRKKLSHTADSQDQRHRMTPASRPILAAHVSDRPDYITPALIQVDSKVEAYYQEVMERSWERFTRLKRLGVPLEYALYLLPNALSVRFTESSDLLNLHHKHAMRLCYNAQEEIWRASLDEAQQIKEVNPAIGGYLLPPCTLRNMAGTRPVCPEGERYCGVKVWRLDLSEYQRII, encoded by the coding sequence ATGGAGTTGTCTATAAAGGATCGTTTTCTCTCCCCCGAGCCGCTGGTCGTTTTAGAAAAAGCCTTTATGCAGCCGTTTAAGAATTTTGTCGCGACGGCGAAGACCTGCTACTCGAGCAAAGGAGTCATCCGGGAAAAAGATCTGGGAGAGGGGTACGATCTCCTGGCACAGAGCATCTACCAAGCCGGTCATCATACGACGCTCCAACATGCCCATTTTCAGTTCTCGCTCACGAACGTCTCCCGCCAGTTCATCTGGTCTTTCCTGCATAGCCATCCCTTTTATAACTCCGAGCAGGTGAGTCAGCGCTATGTCGCGATCAAACCGGAGAGCGTTTCGATTCCACCGCTTTCGGGCGAGGCGCTCGATCTCTACCTCGCCGGCGTCCAGACGCAGATGGGGGCGTATCAAAAGCTCAATGAGCTGCTCCACCCGCTGGTCGATGCGGAGTATGCGCGGCTCTTCCCGCGGCAGCGACGGAATTTTAATCGCGATGTGAAGAAGAAGTCGCAGGAGATCGCCCGCTATGTCGTTCCGATCGGCGCGTTTGCCTATCTCTATCATACGATCTCCGGAATCACCCTCCTCCGCTATTATCGTCTCTGCCAACAGTACGATGCCCCGCTGGAGCAGCGCCAGGTGGTGGAGAAGATGGTCCAGCTTCTCATCGAGTTCGATCCGGAATATGAAAAGATTTTGGAGCAACCTCTTCCGATCGAGTCGACGCCGGAGTATCAGTTTTACCAAAATCATCTCGAAATCCGGACGGCCCATACGACCGATCAATTTCTAGACGAATTCGATGCCTCTCTTGAAGGCCGAACCTCGAAGCTGGTCGATTATAAGATGAACCAGGAGGCGGTCCTGGCGCAGTCGGTCCGGGAGGTCTTGGGGGTCCCGCGCGCGCTCCTCGACGATGCGGCGGCGGTGCGCCTGGCGCTCGATCCGGGGGAGAACCGGCTGTTGGGAGAGTCGCTCAATTTAACGACCTTGTCCAAACTGAGCCGGACCCTCTTCCATCCCTCCTACACCTTCCGGAAAAAACTTTCGCACACCGCCGATTCTCAAGATCAGCGTCATCGGATGACCCCGGCGTCGCGGCCGATCCTCGCCGCGCATGTGAGCGATCGGCCCGACTACATCACCCCGGCGTTGATCCAGGTCGATTCGAAAGTGGAAGCCTACTATCAAGAGGTGATGGAGCGTTCCTGGGAGCGGTTTACCCGGCTCAAGCGGCTCGGCGTTCCGCTCGAGTATGCGCTCTACCTCTTGCCGAACGCCCTCTCGGTCCGGTTCACTGAATCCTCCGATCTGCTCAACCTGCATCACAAGCATGCGATGCGCCTCTGCTACAATGCGCAGGAGGAGATCTGGCGCGCCTCGCTCGACGAAGCGCAACAGATTAAAGAGGTTAACCCGGCGATCGGCGGCTATCTTCTTCCCCCCTGCACCCTTCGAAACATGGCCGGCACCCGGCCGGTCTGCCCGGAAGGGGAGCGCTACTGCGGCGTCAAAGTCTGGCGGCTCGACCTGTCGGAGTATCAGAGAATCATCTAA
- a CDS encoding cytochrome c: MLAGLLLSAGCGSARRSEPITSPLSVASPSVQRGQALFMEHCSPCHPKGEAGVGPALNNKPLPGFMIKFQVRHGIGAMPAFSQEELSDPDLDQIVAYLKILRHHG, from the coding sequence ATTTTGGCCGGGTTGCTTTTGTCGGCCGGGTGCGGATCGGCCCGACGGAGCGAGCCGATCACCTCGCCCTTGTCGGTCGCCTCGCCTTCCGTGCAAAGAGGTCAAGCGCTCTTCATGGAACATTGCAGCCCCTGTCATCCGAAGGGAGAGGCCGGGGTCGGTCCGGCGCTCAATAATAAACCGCTCCCCGGCTTCATGATCAAATTTCAGGTCCGCCACGGGATCGGCGCGATGCCGGCTTTCTCTCAGGAAGAGCTCTCCGACCCAGACCTCGATCAGATCGTCGCCTATCTCAAAATACTCCGACATCATGGATGA
- a CDS encoding Hsp20/alpha crystallin family protein has translation MRYRWIRYRYAEVVQDAAPLRLEEPWAGRRVKLARPQWRPPVDLYETESSLIVKVEVAGLREEDFEITLYDDTLVIEGMRSWHLSDAARFHALEIHYGPFRVEVPVALEIDRERVSARYELGFLYVTLVKTEVTR, from the coding sequence ATGCGTTATCGCTGGATTCGTTACCGTTATGCAGAGGTGGTTCAAGATGCGGCACCGCTCCGATTGGAGGAGCCCTGGGCCGGCCGTCGCGTAAAGCTCGCCCGACCTCAGTGGCGGCCGCCGGTCGATCTCTATGAGACCGAGAGCAGCCTGATCGTGAAGGTCGAGGTCGCCGGCTTGAGAGAAGAAGATTTTGAAATCACCCTTTACGACGATACTTTGGTCATCGAGGGGATGCGCTCCTGGCATCTCTCCGATGCAGCCCGGTTCCACGCTTTAGAGATCCACTATGGTCCTTTCCGCGTCGAGGTTCCGGTGGCACTCGAGATTGATCGCGAACGTGTGAGTGCGCGGTATGAACTTGGTTTCTTATATGTGACCCTTGTGAAAACGGAGGTGACCCGATGA
- a CDS encoding squalene/phytoene synthase family protein, producing the protein MTSVESAYDYCRRLTHRCGPHFSVGFRFLPLPKRNAIYAVYAFCRYADDLVDEKQAAPLEELLKAWQEELDRCYDQRPTHPITIALADALKRYPIPKKGFEGLIEGCRMDLLYNRYPTFDSLLVYCDLVATTIRDLSLPVFGYRDPRGVEYGRALSTALQLTNILRDIGEDLGRGRIYLPLEEIEAAGYSEGELTARVKNEAFLRLMTFQIGRVRGYFNESEKLIPCIEEDARLAVSLMRNVYVAMIDRIDRDPLVVLDRQIRLSWWARSRVIAETLAGKFQR; encoded by the coding sequence ATGACCTCGGTTGAATCAGCCTACGACTACTGTCGCCGCCTGACCCATCGCTGCGGACCGCACTTCTCGGTCGGCTTCCGCTTTCTTCCCCTCCCGAAACGGAATGCGATCTATGCCGTTTATGCCTTCTGCCGCTATGCCGACGACCTCGTCGATGAAAAGCAGGCGGCCCCGCTGGAAGAATTGCTCAAAGCCTGGCAGGAGGAGTTGGATCGATGCTACGACCAGCGGCCGACCCATCCGATTACGATTGCCCTCGCCGATGCATTAAAACGTTATCCAATTCCGAAGAAAGGCTTCGAGGGATTGATCGAAGGGTGCCGGATGGACCTCCTCTACAACCGCTATCCGACGTTCGATTCGCTCCTGGTCTACTGCGACCTCGTCGCCACGACGATTCGCGACCTCTCCCTCCCCGTCTTCGGCTACCGCGATCCGCGCGGCGTCGAATATGGACGGGCCCTCTCGACGGCGCTCCAGCTGACGAACATCCTCCGCGACATCGGAGAAGATTTAGGCCGCGGGCGGATTTACCTGCCGCTGGAGGAGATCGAAGCGGCCGGCTATTCGGAGGGGGAGCTGACGGCCCGGGTGAAAAATGAGGCCTTTCTTCGACTGATGACCTTTCAAATCGGCCGGGTCCGGGGCTACTTCAACGAATCAGAGAAGTTGATCCCTTGCATCGAAGAGGATGCGCGGCTCGCCGTCTCGCTGATGCGAAATGTTTATGTTGCGATGATCGACCGGATCGACCGGGATCCTTTGGTCGTCCTCGACCGGCAGATCCGACTCTCCTGGTGGGCCCGCAGCCGGGTCATCGCCGAAACCCTCGCCGGAAAGTTTCAGCGCTAA
- the lon gene encoding endopeptidase La codes for MTDPINEVKGISLPDVLPVLPLRDTVAFPSAVIPLLVGQERSVKLVDDAMRANRLLILTAQKSPEVRPPGPNDIYHIGTAAVIQQLFRAQDGTIRLLVQGIERVRLLDFVKTEPYLIARIERMPEVSEEGVEVEALIQAVRDQVQRLAPLIPEFPDELASALKGLSDPRQVAYLVATSVPISVGVRQEILEIDSVEVKLRRLVEILQHELAVRELGQKITEETQEEMSKAQRDYFLREQLKTIQRQLGDENPEQAEIEAFRRRLQEAPLPEEVRKEAERELARLERLPPAAAEHGMIRTYLDWLLSLPWGKATGGQIDVSYARRILDEDHYDLEKIKDRILEYLAVRKLREERKAANPPTEGGERTYASESSPLPQTPEDESRREPILCFVGPPGVGKTSLGQSIARAMGRKFVRISLGGVHDEAEIRGHRRTYIGAMPGRIIQALRRAETFDPVFMLDEVDKLGVGFHGDPSAALLEVLDPAQNNAFVDTYLGVPVDLSKVLFICTANTTETIPSALQDRMEIVTLSGYTEEEKVQIARRHLLTRLLRAHGLLPQEIQIDDEAIRRVARDYTREAGVRNLERALAGVLRKVARRISEGTPTPIEVTGDKVPDYLGRPRFFNEVAERIDRPGVATGLAWTPVGGDVLFVEATMMPGQEERLILTGMLGDVMRESAQAALSYVRSNAERLAIDPKIFDGKVVHIHVPAGAIPKDGPSAGVTMTAALASLASGRPIRNDLAMTGEITLRGKVLPVGGIKEKVLAAYRAGVKTVLLPHRNEYDLEDVPEEVKQEMTFVPLDSAEDVLKNALMPLPQETRILV; via the coding sequence ATGACCGACCCCATTAATGAAGTAAAAGGGATATCCCTTCCGGACGTACTGCCCGTGCTTCCCCTGCGAGACACGGTCGCTTTCCCTTCGGCGGTGATTCCGCTGCTGGTTGGACAGGAGCGCTCCGTGAAGCTGGTGGACGATGCCATGCGCGCCAATCGCCTGCTCATTTTGACGGCGCAGAAGAGTCCGGAGGTCCGCCCTCCCGGTCCGAACGACATTTACCACATCGGAACGGCCGCGGTGATTCAACAGCTGTTCCGCGCGCAGGACGGCACCATTCGTCTCTTGGTCCAAGGCATTGAGCGGGTTCGGCTGCTTGACTTCGTGAAGACCGAGCCCTACCTGATCGCCCGAATCGAGCGGATGCCGGAGGTGAGCGAAGAGGGGGTCGAAGTCGAGGCGCTGATTCAGGCCGTCCGCGACCAGGTCCAACGCTTGGCCCCGCTGATTCCCGAATTTCCCGATGAGCTTGCAAGTGCCCTGAAGGGGCTCTCCGACCCGCGGCAAGTCGCCTATCTCGTCGCGACGAGCGTGCCGATCTCGGTCGGAGTCCGTCAAGAAATCCTGGAGATCGATTCGGTCGAGGTTAAACTGAGACGGCTGGTCGAAATCCTCCAGCATGAATTGGCGGTTCGAGAGCTCGGTCAGAAAATCACGGAAGAGACGCAGGAAGAGATGTCGAAGGCCCAACGGGACTACTTCCTCCGAGAGCAGCTGAAGACCATCCAGCGGCAGCTCGGAGACGAAAACCCCGAGCAGGCGGAGATCGAAGCATTTCGAAGAAGGTTGCAGGAGGCACCGCTTCCCGAAGAGGTCCGAAAGGAGGCGGAGCGGGAGCTGGCGCGTTTGGAGCGTCTTCCGCCGGCGGCTGCAGAACATGGAATGATCCGTACCTACCTCGATTGGCTGCTGAGCCTTCCGTGGGGAAAGGCGACCGGCGGACAGATCGATGTCTCGTATGCCCGAAGGATCTTGGACGAAGATCACTACGACCTTGAGAAGATCAAAGACCGGATTCTCGAGTATCTGGCCGTCCGGAAACTTCGCGAGGAACGGAAAGCGGCGAACCCTCCGACCGAAGGGGGAGAGAGGACCTATGCGTCCGAATCGAGCCCGCTTCCCCAAACGCCCGAGGACGAAAGCCGGCGGGAGCCGATTCTTTGCTTCGTCGGCCCTCCGGGGGTCGGGAAAACCTCACTCGGACAATCGATTGCGAGAGCGATGGGGCGGAAGTTCGTCCGGATCTCGCTCGGCGGGGTCCATGACGAGGCGGAGATCCGCGGACATCGGCGAACCTACATCGGCGCCATGCCGGGGCGGATTATCCAGGCGCTTCGGCGGGCGGAGACGTTTGATCCGGTCTTCATGCTCGACGAGGTCGATAAACTCGGCGTCGGCTTCCATGGCGACCCGTCGGCGGCCTTGTTAGAGGTGCTCGACCCGGCGCAGAACAATGCGTTCGTCGATACTTATCTCGGCGTTCCGGTCGATTTATCAAAAGTGCTGTTCATCTGCACCGCAAACACGACCGAGACGATTCCATCGGCCTTGCAGGACCGGATGGAGATCGTGACCCTCTCCGGCTATACGGAGGAAGAGAAGGTGCAGATTGCACGACGGCATCTTTTAACCAGGCTGCTTCGCGCACATGGCCTGTTGCCGCAGGAAATTCAGATCGACGACGAGGCGATCCGGCGGGTCGCGCGCGACTACACCCGCGAGGCCGGGGTGAGAAACCTCGAGCGTGCGCTGGCGGGTGTGCTACGAAAGGTGGCCCGACGGATCAGCGAGGGGACGCCGACGCCGATCGAGGTGACCGGCGATAAGGTGCCCGACTATTTGGGACGGCCCCGTTTCTTCAACGAGGTCGCGGAGCGAATCGACCGGCCCGGTGTCGCCACGGGCCTTGCTTGGACGCCGGTCGGCGGCGATGTCCTCTTTGTCGAGGCGACGATGATGCCGGGACAGGAGGAGCGTCTCATCCTCACCGGGATGCTCGGCGATGTGATGCGGGAGTCGGCGCAAGCGGCCCTCTCTTATGTCCGCTCAAATGCCGAACGGCTTGCGATCGATCCGAAGATCTTCGACGGAAAGGTCGTCCATATCCATGTTCCGGCGGGGGCGATTCCGAAAGACGGCCCCTCGGCCGGCGTGACGATGACCGCCGCGTTGGCATCCCTTGCATCGGGTCGGCCGATCAGAAACGATTTGGCGATGACGGGCGAGATCACCCTTCGCGGGAAGGTGCTGCCGGTGGGCGGGATCAAAGAAAAGGTCTTGGCCGCTTATCGGGCCGGGGTCAAGACGGTCCTTCTTCCTCATCGGAATGAATATGACCTGGAGGATGTGCCCGAGGAGGTTAAGCAAGAGATGACGTTTGTTCCGCTCGATTCGGCGGAGGATGTATTGAAGAATGCGTTGATGCCGCTGCCTCAAGAGACGCGGATTCTTGTCTAA
- a CDS encoding superoxide dismutase family protein: MNHIALIASGLLLWVGVASAENVSKGEADLQNGQGEKIGTATFTEGSDGVKIAIEASKLAPGQHGVHIHAAGKCEGPDFKTAGGHLNPEGKKHGLQSSEGPHAGDLPNLTVGPDGTVKTEVTTKRVTFNEGKNSLLQTEGTALVIHVAPDDEKSDPIGNAGPRVACGMIKKK, from the coding sequence ATGAACCACATCGCCCTAATTGCGTCCGGACTCTTATTGTGGGTGGGCGTCGCCTCTGCGGAAAACGTATCGAAGGGAGAGGCCGATCTCCAAAACGGTCAAGGAGAGAAAATCGGCACGGCGACCTTTACGGAGGGATCAGACGGCGTGAAGATCGCGATTGAGGCCTCGAAGCTTGCCCCCGGACAGCATGGCGTTCACATCCATGCCGCAGGAAAATGTGAAGGCCCCGATTTCAAAACCGCCGGAGGACATCTCAACCCGGAGGGAAAGAAGCATGGTCTGCAAAGCTCGGAAGGCCCTCATGCCGGAGACCTTCCGAACCTAACGGTCGGACCGGATGGAACGGTCAAAACAGAGGTGACGACAAAACGGGTGACTTTTAACGAGGGAAAAAACTCCCTCCTCCAAACCGAAGGGACCGCCCTGGTCATCCACGTCGCTCCCGATGACGAAAAGAGCGATCCGATCGGCAACGCCGGCCCCCGGGTGGCCTGCGGCATGATCAAGAAAAAATAA
- a CDS encoding NAD(P)/FAD-dependent oxidoreductase, which produces MVRESGRKIKIAGAGPSGLTAAIALARAGYEVELFEAREAVGARFIGDFQVIENMSRAEDVTEMLKRFGLAVNFYLRPTQNATFFDDRLHSQAVTSRRPYAYFIRRGSEGETLDRGLLAQALAAGAKIHYKTRIKPEEATIVATGPATPDGLAKEMTFTTSLPDTVWVLFDMNLSPGGYAYLFVLEGAATFGCAITRDFSRINDYFDRSFRRFQELATFPIRDEKTGYSFMNFSLKESAEADGRRFVGEAGGFQDYLFGLGIRYALTTGFLAAESVIKQTPYDRLWKEALGPAQEVSLVNRFLYELGGNTGLRIFIQQSGRGDLQDYLGKWHQSPWWKRLLLPAIKWGWRGRGRCVHRLSPHWCREKPPSTTPELGPIKP; this is translated from the coding sequence ATGGTCAGAGAGAGCGGGAGAAAAATCAAGATCGCAGGGGCCGGCCCGTCGGGTCTGACGGCGGCGATCGCCCTGGCGCGCGCCGGATATGAGGTCGAGCTTTTTGAAGCGCGCGAAGCGGTCGGCGCCCGCTTTATCGGCGATTTCCAGGTGATCGAAAATATGAGCCGCGCCGAAGATGTAACGGAGATGCTCAAGCGATTCGGCCTCGCCGTCAATTTCTATCTCAGGCCGACCCAGAACGCCACCTTTTTCGACGATCGGCTCCATTCCCAGGCGGTGACGAGCCGCCGTCCCTATGCCTATTTCATTCGTCGCGGCAGCGAAGGAGAGACGCTCGACCGCGGCCTCCTCGCCCAGGCGCTCGCGGCGGGAGCGAAAATCCACTATAAAACGCGGATCAAACCGGAGGAGGCAACGATCGTCGCCACCGGTCCGGCGACCCCCGACGGCCTTGCGAAAGAGATGACCTTCACCACCTCGCTCCCCGACACCGTCTGGGTCCTCTTCGACATGAACCTCTCCCCCGGCGGCTATGCCTATCTCTTCGTCCTCGAGGGCGCAGCGACCTTCGGCTGCGCGATCACCCGCGACTTCTCCCGGATCAACGACTACTTCGATCGATCGTTCCGCCGGTTTCAAGAGCTGGCGACCTTTCCGATCCGGGATGAAAAAACCGGCTACTCTTTTATGAACTTCAGCCTGAAGGAATCGGCGGAGGCGGACGGCCGCCGCTTCGTCGGGGAAGCGGGCGGGTTTCAAGATTATCTCTTCGGGCTTGGCATCCGCTATGCGCTCACGACCGGATTTTTGGCGGCGGAGAGTGTGATCAAACAGACCCCTTACGACCGCCTCTGGAAAGAGGCGCTCGGGCCGGCCCAGGAGGTCAGCTTGGTGAATCGATTTCTTTATGAGCTCGGCGGAAACACCGGCCTTCGGATCTTCATCCAGCAATCGGGCCGGGGCGACTTACAAGATTATCTCGGCAAATGGCATCAGTCACCATGGTGGAAGCGGCTGCTCCTCCCGGCGATCAAGTGGGGCTGGCGCGGGCGGGGACGCTGCGTCCACCGGCTCTCCCCCCACTGGTGTCGAGAAAAACCCCCTTCCACTACGCCCGAGTTGGGCCCGATCAAGCCATGA